A single genomic interval of Sphingobium sp. WTD-1 harbors:
- a CDS encoding helix-turn-helix domain-containing protein, with protein sequence MMQNSAIPSFVLYGEMLSDNVPEFAHIETIATRSALYDWEISPHRHLRSVQALLLSSGQVQFRCDDHINDLAAPCYMIVPIGSVHGFRFTPETAGHVLTLSAGFTSRAVGSNDPLLRLLTQGACGAIPDGNIARVSWLCNEMLACQSDWRAPDPLFMALAEALVRSLPAPLKDDSADEERLVAFRRLIEIHLREHHAVAWYAQQLNITTKTLTRICRRKLDCTPTELIHQRLLLEARRLLGFTNASIVQVADQLGFSDSSYFSRFYRRMTGHRPSIDKNP encoded by the coding sequence ATGATGCAGAACTCCGCGATACCCAGCTTTGTGCTCTACGGCGAAATGCTGAGCGACAATGTGCCGGAATTCGCCCATATTGAGACGATCGCTACTCGTAGCGCGCTCTATGATTGGGAAATTTCTCCCCATCGGCATCTGCGCAGTGTCCAAGCTTTGCTGTTGTCTAGCGGACAGGTTCAATTTCGCTGTGACGATCATATCAACGACTTGGCTGCCCCCTGCTACATGATTGTGCCGATCGGCAGCGTCCATGGGTTCCGATTTACGCCAGAGACCGCCGGGCATGTGCTGACACTCTCGGCAGGCTTTACATCTCGGGCGGTGGGTAGCAACGATCCCCTGCTGCGTTTGCTTACGCAAGGGGCCTGCGGAGCAATTCCCGATGGGAATATCGCGAGAGTCTCCTGGTTGTGCAACGAAATGCTTGCCTGCCAGTCTGACTGGCGGGCACCGGATCCGTTGTTCATGGCGCTCGCAGAAGCGCTGGTTCGATCGCTACCGGCACCATTGAAGGATGACAGCGCTGATGAAGAGCGCTTAGTCGCGTTCCGACGCCTGATAGAAATCCATCTGCGCGAGCATCACGCAGTCGCTTGGTATGCGCAGCAACTCAATATCACCACCAAGACACTCACAAGAATTTGCCGCCGCAAACTCGATTGCACACCAACCGAATTGATACATCAAAGGCTATTGCTGGAGGCGCGCCGTTTGCTGGGCTTTACGAATGCAAGTATCGTTCAGGTGGCGGATCAGCTGGGCTTCTCGGACAGC
- a CDS encoding aromatic ring-hydroxylating dioxygenase subunit alpha: MTRAANADHEPFLYDAWYVAGWATDLKPGERIGRTFLNQPIVLFRTASGDVGALEDRCCHRAMQLSHGHVEGEILRCTYHGLEFGTDGICSRIPAQEKIPKTACVRSYPLVEQDAMLWIWMGDPSKADAERIPSHHYHNDPKWAWRGAHFPVNGNWELLVDNLMDLSHLPYIHPNTIGGNPELHFKTKTETTKLPNGVKVERRMPASVPPPTYIDAKGFKGLVDRWQEIEFMPVMIRIHTGACDVDTGAYEGKRDHGFSMLGFHGITPETERTTHYFWSMATNILDGDIPDVVFEQTARTFKEDQEVLELQQVRMEADPNRPLIDIASDVGGRQARQLIRKLIRAQHEEEAREVA; the protein is encoded by the coding sequence ATGACCCGCGCCGCCAACGCCGATCACGAACCGTTTCTGTACGACGCCTGGTATGTCGCAGGCTGGGCAACAGACCTGAAGCCCGGTGAGCGCATCGGTCGAACCTTTCTTAATCAGCCCATTGTCCTTTTCAGGACGGCATCGGGGGATGTCGGGGCGCTGGAGGATCGCTGCTGTCACCGTGCCATGCAGCTGAGCCACGGCCATGTCGAGGGTGAGATTTTGCGTTGCACCTATCATGGTCTTGAGTTCGGCACGGATGGCATTTGCTCGCGCATTCCTGCGCAAGAGAAGATCCCCAAGACCGCCTGCGTCCGCAGCTACCCTCTGGTCGAGCAGGATGCCATGCTCTGGATCTGGATGGGCGATCCCTCAAAGGCCGATGCCGAACGTATCCCGTCCCATCACTATCATAACGATCCGAAATGGGCTTGGCGCGGCGCGCATTTCCCGGTGAATGGCAATTGGGAATTGCTGGTCGACAATCTGATGGATCTATCGCACCTGCCTTATATCCATCCCAACACCATCGGCGGCAATCCCGAGCTTCATTTCAAGACGAAGACGGAGACGACAAAGCTGCCCAATGGGGTCAAGGTCGAGCGCCGTATGCCTGCCTCTGTCCCGCCTCCGACCTATATCGATGCCAAGGGGTTCAAGGGGCTGGTCGATCGCTGGCAGGAAATCGAGTTCATGCCGGTCATGATCCGCATTCATACTGGCGCCTGTGATGTCGATACAGGGGCCTATGAAGGCAAGCGCGACCATGGTTTCTCCATGCTCGGCTTCCACGGCATCACGCCTGAGACGGAGCGGACAACGCATTATTTCTGGTCAATGGCGACCAACATCCTCGACGGCGATATTCCCGATGTCGTGTTCGAGCAGACCGCCCGAACCTTCAAGGAGGACCAGGAGGTTCTAGAACTGCAGCAGGTTCGCATGGAAGCCGACCCCAACCGGCCCTTGATCGACATTGCAAGCGATGTCGGCGGGCGGCAGGCTCGCCAGCTCATTCGCAAGCTGATCCGCGCGCAGCATGAGGAAGAGGCGCGCGAAGTAGCATGA
- a CDS encoding 2Fe-2S iron-sulfur cluster-binding protein, translating to MMQLMIRTREGEERSVPASEGVSVMEIVRDAGVDELLALCGGCCSCATCHIYVDDAFVAALPAMTADEDDLLDSSDHRRPNSRLACQILFNAQLNGLPIEIAPED from the coding sequence TTGATGCAGTTGATGATCCGCACCAGAGAAGGAGAAGAGCGCAGCGTCCCGGCGTCCGAAGGGGTTTCCGTGATGGAGATCGTTCGTGATGCCGGTGTGGACGAGCTTCTCGCCCTTTGTGGTGGCTGCTGCTCGTGCGCGACCTGCCACATCTATGTCGATGATGCGTTTGTGGCCGCCCTGCCCGCCATGACGGCCGACGAAGACGACCTCCTCGACAGTTCGGACCATCGCCGCCCCAATTCGCGGCTTGCCTGCCAGATTCTCTTCAACGCGCAGCTCAACGGGCTGCCTATCGAAATCGCTCCGGAGGACTGA
- the fdhA gene encoding formaldehyde dehydrogenase, glutathione-independent has protein sequence MSGNRGVVYVGPGKVEVRDIDDPKFEDPRGRKIEHAVILKILATNICGSDQHMVRGRTTAPEGLVLGHEITGEVIEKGADVEMLDVGDIVSVPFNVACGRCRTCRNGDTGVCLTVNDGRAGGAYGYVDMGGWIGGQARYVMIPYADFNLLKFPDRDRARAKIRDLTMLTDILPTGFHGAVKAGVGVGSTVYVAGAGPVGLAAAASARILGAAVVMIGDYNKDRLEHARKVGFEPIDLGSHDRLGELVANVTGAPEVDSAIDAVGFEAVGHSGKEQPAAVLNQMMEITRAAGSIGIPGLYVTEDPGAVEESAKTGNLSLRLGLGWAKSQSLHTGQTPVIRYNRQLMNAILYDRLPIADIVNAQVIGLEEAPTGYETFDRGAAVKFVIDPHDAIAR, from the coding sequence ATGAGCGGCAATCGCGGAGTGGTGTATGTCGGGCCCGGCAAGGTTGAGGTCCGTGACATCGACGACCCGAAGTTCGAGGATCCGCGCGGGCGGAAGATCGAACATGCCGTCATTCTCAAGATCCTGGCCACGAATATCTGCGGATCTGATCAACATATGGTCCGGGGCCGCACCACTGCCCCCGAAGGTCTGGTTTTGGGCCATGAAATCACCGGTGAGGTGATTGAAAAGGGGGCCGATGTCGAAATGCTCGATGTCGGCGACATCGTTTCCGTCCCCTTCAATGTGGCCTGCGGCCGCTGTCGCACATGCCGCAACGGCGACACGGGTGTTTGCCTGACCGTGAACGATGGCCGGGCGGGCGGCGCTTATGGTTATGTCGACATGGGGGGATGGATTGGCGGGCAGGCCCGTTATGTCATGATCCCCTATGCCGACTTCAACCTCCTGAAGTTTCCTGACCGCGATCGTGCGCGCGCTAAGATTCGTGACCTCACAATGCTGACGGACATCCTGCCCACCGGCTTCCATGGTGCGGTGAAGGCAGGTGTCGGTGTCGGCTCGACGGTTTATGTTGCTGGCGCCGGCCCCGTTGGTCTTGCCGCAGCGGCGTCAGCGAGGATCCTTGGTGCCGCTGTTGTCATGATCGGTGACTATAACAAGGACCGGCTTGAGCACGCCCGCAAGGTCGGCTTCGAACCGATTGATCTGGGTTCGCACGACCGTCTTGGTGAATTGGTCGCCAATGTCACCGGGGCACCCGAGGTTGATTCAGCGATCGACGCTGTAGGCTTCGAGGCCGTGGGGCATAGCGGAAAGGAACAGCCCGCTGCGGTCCTCAATCAGATGATGGAAATTACCCGCGCCGCCGGCTCCATTGGTATTCCCGGTCTTTACGTAACCGAGGATCCTGGCGCGGTCGAAGAGAGCGCGAAGACGGGGAATCTCAGCCTGCGGCTTGGGTTGGGCTGGGCGAAGTCCCAGAGCCTGCATACCGGCCAAACCCCGGTGATCCGTTATAATCGGCAGCTCATGAATGCGATCCTGTACGATCGGCTACCAATCGCTGACATCGTGAACGCGCAGGTTATCGGTCTCGAAGAGGCCCCGACGGGATATGAAACTTTTGATCGCGGTGCTGCGGTAAAGTTCGTCATTGACCCGCATGATGCGATTGCCCGTTAA
- the pobA gene encoding 4-hydroxybenzoate 3-monooxygenase, translated as MKTQIAIIGAGPAGLLLAHLLKAEGIDCVVIERQSGPYVLSRIRAGVLEQVTVGLMERLGLDARMKAEGLPHDGFNLADGERLIRIDIKALTGKQVMVYGQTELTRDLMEAAGPRGLEVIYEAADVALHDIEGDAPFVTYTKDGADHQVDARFIIGCDGFHGPSRQAIPASIARSFERVYPFGWLGILADVPPCNHELIYANHDRGFALASQRSNVRSRYYIDVPVTEKVEDWSDDRIWDELSVRLGPEAAAHITRGPSIEKSIAPLRSFVFEPMRYGSLLLCGDSAHIVPPTGAKGLNLAASDVHYAAEALTAFFKNNDGDAIAAYSEKALARVWKAERFSWSLTKLMHRFPDDGDFERRIQVAELDYIASSESAQRSIAENYVGLPV; from the coding sequence ATGAAAACTCAGATTGCGATCATCGGCGCTGGCCCTGCGGGCCTGCTCCTCGCCCATCTTCTCAAAGCCGAAGGTATCGACTGCGTGGTTATCGAACGCCAGTCCGGACCTTACGTGTTATCGCGCATCCGTGCTGGCGTTCTGGAACAGGTCACTGTTGGGCTTATGGAGCGCCTGGGCCTGGACGCGCGCATGAAAGCGGAGGGCCTTCCACATGACGGGTTCAATCTTGCCGATGGCGAGCGCCTAATCCGCATCGACATCAAGGCCCTGACGGGCAAGCAGGTCATGGTCTATGGGCAGACCGAACTGACGCGCGACCTCATGGAAGCCGCCGGACCGCGCGGGCTGGAAGTGATCTATGAGGCTGCCGACGTCGCCCTGCACGATATCGAAGGCGATGCGCCCTTCGTTACCTATACCAAGGATGGCGCCGATCATCAGGTAGATGCGCGCTTTATCATTGGCTGCGACGGATTCCATGGCCCGTCCAGACAGGCAATTCCTGCCTCAATCGCACGGTCATTCGAGCGGGTTTATCCCTTTGGATGGCTCGGCATCCTGGCCGATGTGCCGCCGTGCAATCACGAACTGATCTATGCCAACCACGATCGCGGGTTCGCCCTTGCGTCCCAGCGCAGCAACGTGCGCAGCCGCTACTATATCGACGTTCCGGTGACCGAGAAGGTCGAGGACTGGAGCGATGATCGGATTTGGGACGAACTAAGTGTGCGCCTTGGCCCGGAAGCCGCAGCGCATATCACGCGCGGCCCATCGATCGAGAAGTCGATCGCCCCGCTACGCTCCTTCGTGTTCGAACCGATGCGCTATGGCAGCCTGCTACTTTGTGGCGATTCCGCGCATATCGTGCCGCCAACCGGTGCCAAGGGCCTCAACCTGGCCGCCAGCGACGTCCATTACGCCGCTGAAGCCCTGACGGCGTTTTTCAAGAACAACGACGGGGACGCGATTGCGGCATATTCGGAAAAGGCGCTTGCTCGTGTGTGGAAGGCCGAGCGTTTCAGCTGGTCACTGACCAAGCTGATGCATCGTTTCCCCGACGATGGCGACTTCGAACGTCGCATTCAGGTTGCCGAGCTGGACTATATCGCATCGAGCGAATCCGCGCAGCGCTCGATTGCCGAGAACTATGTCGGGCTTCCTGTCTGA
- a CDS encoding FAD-dependent oxidoreductase: MSDTPHYDVLIVGAGHAGGQAAISLLQAGFTGSIGIVGMENHQPYDRPALSKDYFSGAKTFERLMLRPPAFWSERGITFHHDHQIVAIEPQTRRIVALDGAMFRYETLIWAAGADPRNLSCPGAGYAGVHTIRKRADVDRMLANLDTVQHVVVIGGGYIGLEAAAVLRKFNKDVTLLEAQDRLLGRVAGPTLSAFFASEHVAHGVDVQLGAQVAALEGNEGQIETVALSDGRRLKADMVIAGIGVIPAVGPLEQAGAYCANGVVVDDCCRTSLENIYAIGDCAQHQNPFADGAAIRLESVQNANDMAKIAALSIVGKPSTGRDVPWFWSNQYDIRLQTIGLLTGYDEEVIRGDPASRSFSIVYLKDGRVKALDCINATKDYVQGKELVLKAALLPASLLADGTVPLKTMLAETAEHA, from the coding sequence ATGAGCGACACGCCCCACTATGATGTCCTGATTGTCGGTGCAGGCCACGCAGGCGGTCAGGCTGCCATAAGTCTTCTGCAGGCGGGCTTCACCGGCTCAATCGGTATAGTGGGGATGGAAAACCATCAGCCCTATGATCGCCCGGCATTGAGCAAGGACTATTTCTCCGGGGCGAAGACCTTCGAGCGGCTGATGTTACGTCCACCGGCCTTCTGGTCAGAACGCGGTATCACATTCCATCATGACCATCAGATAGTAGCAATTGAACCGCAGACGCGGCGGATTGTGGCGCTGGATGGGGCAATGTTCCGCTACGAAACCTTGATTTGGGCGGCGGGCGCAGATCCCCGCAACCTCTCCTGCCCGGGAGCAGGGTATGCTGGCGTTCACACGATCCGCAAACGAGCGGACGTCGACCGAATGCTGGCGAACCTCGATACGGTTCAGCATGTTGTTGTCATTGGCGGCGGCTATATCGGCCTCGAAGCCGCCGCTGTGCTGCGAAAGTTCAATAAGGACGTGACCCTTTTGGAAGCCCAGGATCGGCTTCTGGGGCGCGTGGCAGGGCCGACCCTGTCGGCTTTCTTCGCAAGCGAGCATGTCGCGCATGGTGTCGACGTCCAGCTTGGCGCACAGGTCGCCGCGCTGGAAGGAAATGAAGGGCAGATCGAAACTGTCGCGCTATCCGATGGACGCAGACTGAAGGCGGATATGGTGATCGCTGGGATTGGCGTGATCCCGGCAGTGGGGCCGCTTGAACAGGCTGGCGCATATTGCGCCAACGGCGTTGTGGTTGACGATTGCTGCCGGACGAGTCTCGAAAACATCTATGCGATCGGTGACTGCGCCCAGCATCAAAATCCTTTCGCGGATGGTGCTGCAATCCGCCTCGAATCCGTCCAGAATGCCAATGATATGGCCAAGATCGCTGCCCTGTCGATTGTAGGAAAACCCTCTACGGGGCGGGACGTGCCATGGTTCTGGTCGAACCAGTATGACATCCGTCTTCAGACGATCGGCCTGCTTACGGGATATGACGAGGAAGTCATCCGCGGCGATCCCGCATCCCGCAGCTTTTCAATCGTCTATCTCAAGGACGGGAGGGTCAAGGCTCTCGACTGCATCAATGCCACAAAGGACTATGTGCAGGGTAAGGAGCTTGTCCTGAAGGCAGCACTGCTGCCCGCTTCGCTGCTGGCCGATGGGACGGTGCCTCTCAAGACGATGCTTGCTGAGACTGCGGAGCACGCCTGA